From one Nothobranchius furzeri strain GRZ-AD chromosome 2, NfurGRZ-RIMD1, whole genome shotgun sequence genomic stretch:
- the LOC107373020 gene encoding uncharacterized protein isoform X2 encodes MFFLELRCTAEEGSTVTPERCSDETDSKHIKQCLLQPVTCQYLLLSLWYWSGHELPAPTPPAHRLHAGLSSGQWDV; translated from the exons ATGTTTTTCCTGGAGTTAAG GTGTACGGCAGAAGAAGGAAGCACAGTAACACCCGAGAGATGCTCTGATGAAACCGACAGCAAACACATTAAG CAATGCCTTCTACAGCCAGTGACATGTCAGTATTTACTCCTCTCTCTTTGGTACTGGTCCGGTCATGAGCTACCAGCTCCCACACCTCCTGCCCACCGTCTGCATGCCGGCCTGTCCTCTGGCCAGTGGGATGTTTGA